In Cryptomeria japonica chromosome 10, Sugi_1.0, whole genome shotgun sequence, a genomic segment contains:
- the LOC131048224 gene encoding UDP-glycosyltransferase 82A1-like, which produces MSSRKPHAVLVPFPVQGHINPMLCLAHNLSSHGFIVTFVTTDFNHSRTVNGYSSFINADKGNGTIHFRAIPDGLPEDDRRTDFARLARVTETAMPTSLRRLIQEINDDEAHKATCMVADFFASWAVDVANHFKLQTAAFWPGLIAVYAIIYGMPDLISRGIIPPNGIPNKHELVKYVPGMPSLSSANLPWLIGSRADREFRFQFWLRSISRFRQLRWVLCNSFNALEHSIITTFPKEAGICPVGPFLPQQKKKKEKMDKDGCLQWLDKQALGSVIYVSFGSSIVLKEKQVEEVALALEKSGRPFLWVVRGIERFLSAEYLERNGERKYILSWAPQMSVLLHRSVGCFVTHCGWNSTMESITAGVPMICWPCVADQFLNCAYIVDIWKIGLALSANDEGIVEKVEIEECLRRIMATEEGTEIRRRAHKLKECAVNATAGSSSINFTRKQPAFPLGFLKRAIIAEAEEIKSTVWRIITGEECAEMKEKVVKLKGSAMAAVRAGGSPYKTFNKFLDDTHINTASEGLGSPCS; this is translated from the exons atgtCCAGCAGGAAGCCTCATGCAGTTCTTGTCCCATTTCCTGTGCAAGGCCACATTAATCCAATGTTATGCTTGGCACATAATCTTTCTTCCCATGGATTCATCGTTACTTTTGTAACTACTGACTTCAATCACTCTCGAACAGTGAATGGCTATAGCAGTTTTATAAATGCTGACAAAGGGAATGGTACAATCCATTTTAGAGCCATTCCAGATGGGTTGCCAGAGGATGATAGGAGAACAGACTTCGCAAGATTGGCTCGTGTCACAGAGACAGCAATGCCTACTTCCCTGCGTAGGCTCATTCAGGAGATCAACGATGACGAAGCTCACAAAGCTACGTGCATGGTAGCAGACTTTTTTGCCTCCTGGGCTGTGGACGTTGCTAACCACTTTAAGCTTCAAACAGCTGCTTTCTGGCCCGGGCTCATAGCTGTATATGCCATTATTTATGGCATGCCAGACTTAATATCAAGGGGAATCATACCACCAAACG GCATTCCAAACAAGCATGAACTGGTAAAGTATGTTCCAGGTATGCCAAGTCTATCCTCGGCGAACCTTCCATGGCTGATTGGAAGCCGAGCAGACAGAGAATTTCGTTTCCAGTTCTGGCTTCGCAGCATCTCTAGATTCCGCCAGCTCAGATGGGTCCTCTGCAACTCTTTCAACGCTCTCGAGCATTCCATAATCACCACATTTCCCAAAGAGGCAGGCATTTGCCCAGTAGGCCCTTTCCTCCCACagcagaagaaaaagaaagaaaaaatggacAAAGATGGGTGCTTACAATGGCTAGACAAACAGGCTTTGGGGAGCGTAATATACGTATCCTTTGGGAGCAGCATAGTATTGAAAGAGAAACAAGTAGAGGAAGTAGCTTTGGCTCTAGAGAAGAGTGGAAGACCATTTCTGTGGGTTGTGCGCGGAATAGAGAGGTTTCTTTCTGCAGAATATTTGGAGCGAAATGGAGAAAGAAAGTATATTCTTTCATGGGCTCCACAGATGAGCGTGCTATTACACAGGAGTGTGGGGTGCTTCGTGACACACTGTGGATGGAACTCGACGATGGAGAGCATAACGGCGGGCGTGCCCATGATTTGCTGGCCTTGCGTTGCAGATCAATTTCTTAATTGTGCTTATATTGTTGATATTTGGAAGATTGGGTTGGCTTTAAGTGCAAATGATGAAGGAATTGTGGAAAAAGTTGAGATTGAGGAGTGCTTACGAAGAATAATGGCGACAGAGGAGGGGACTGAGATTAGGAGGAGGGCCCACAAACTCAAGGAGTGCGCCGTGAATGCAACAGCAGGATCTTCGTCCATTAACTTTACTAG AAAGCAACCAGCCTTTCCTTTAGGTTTCTTGAAACGAGCTATTATAGCAGAGGCAGAGGAAATTAAAAGTACTGTGTGGAGAATAATCACGGGAGAAGAATGTGCAGAAATGAAAGAGAAGGTAGTCAAACTGAAGGGCAGTGCCATGGCTGCTGTGAGGGCAGGAGGATCTCCTTACAAGACCTTCAATAAATTTCTTGATGACACACATATAAATACCGCTTCTGAGGGATTGGGATCGCCATGTTCATGA